The proteins below are encoded in one region of Nitrospira lenta:
- a CDS encoding winged helix-turn-helix transcriptional regulator: MKHPHDSLRRINAQPRVNSLCLVGALLLLSLTSIETHASGILPVDEGAGSVGFASDTQPWLISHRLPEKTETQDAALVLHERPENMAPVVPASRQNPAADTGRPSHWIDQCSPRFTFDRSLQDVAYSSPAQPHAGAIDAGSNAPAVPISTPPSSGLLFMTALVGMLGTVTAVRGEARFKRAVPASDLAPPRRGAAVPIVVLTSDGGLATQLEGYLHRAGYEARVAATPSEIVALTDPASLLLVLVDCRTHDWDMLRTDSSLRHVLLMAVVPPDCFYTECHVIADLERGMDGIYEMHDGHRLFIAKVGAYLRRARCASARRGVHHVGAIELDGDAHEVTIAGRPVKLTTKPFAILSVLMREPSKVFSRSKLIDLVWGPDIAVGEHTVDVHVHVLRQLLDREPHCRCELLTINRIGFTLRPVAAAGSIRTNRLRPISHASSDSQAHARTTPGTMSKHVAARAHRLLMGPPLNTTASACIAAPCG; encoded by the coding sequence ATGAAACACCCGCACGACTCTCTACGCCGGATCAACGCGCAGCCCAGGGTCAATTCGCTCTGTCTGGTTGGGGCGCTGCTCTTACTTAGCCTCACCAGTATTGAGACGCACGCTTCCGGGATATTGCCGGTCGACGAAGGGGCCGGATCCGTCGGCTTCGCGTCCGACACACAGCCCTGGCTTATCAGCCATCGCCTGCCCGAAAAGACCGAGACGCAGGATGCCGCGCTCGTGCTTCACGAGCGACCGGAGAACATGGCCCCCGTAGTGCCGGCGTCGCGCCAGAATCCCGCTGCGGATACCGGAAGACCGTCTCATTGGATCGATCAATGCTCCCCCCGGTTCACCTTCGATCGGTCTCTTCAAGATGTCGCGTATTCCAGTCCTGCACAGCCGCACGCTGGAGCGATCGACGCAGGAAGCAATGCACCGGCAGTGCCGATTTCTACGCCTCCGTCTTCAGGCCTTCTCTTCATGACAGCGTTGGTGGGGATGCTGGGGACCGTGACCGCGGTGCGGGGAGAGGCGCGCTTCAAGCGAGCCGTGCCTGCGTCCGACCTTGCCCCGCCTCGGCGAGGCGCGGCCGTGCCGATTGTCGTGCTCACATCCGACGGTGGGTTGGCCACCCAGCTGGAAGGGTATTTACATCGCGCGGGCTATGAAGCCCGAGTGGCAGCCACACCCAGCGAGATCGTTGCCCTCACGGATCCGGCGTCGCTCTTGTTGGTGTTGGTGGATTGCCGGACCCACGATTGGGACATGCTTCGGACAGATTCCTCACTGCGCCATGTCCTGCTGATGGCCGTCGTTCCTCCCGACTGCTTCTACACCGAGTGCCATGTGATCGCGGACCTAGAACGAGGGATGGACGGCATCTACGAGATGCACGACGGGCATCGCCTGTTCATCGCCAAGGTCGGCGCCTATCTCCGGCGGGCGCGATGCGCGAGCGCGCGGCGAGGCGTCCATCATGTGGGCGCCATTGAGCTGGACGGCGATGCGCACGAGGTGACCATTGCCGGACGGCCGGTGAAGCTCACCACCAAGCCTTTCGCCATTCTCAGCGTCCTCATGCGGGAACCATCCAAGGTATTCAGCCGAAGCAAATTGATCGATCTTGTATGGGGGCCAGACATTGCAGTCGGCGAACACACCGTAGATGTCCATGTGCACGTGCTTCGGCAGCTGCTGGATCGTGAGCCACACTGCCGTTGCGAGCTGCTGACAATCAATCGGATCGGCTTCACCTTGAGACCGGTCGCCGCCGCCGGATCAATCCGAACGAACAGGCTCCGTCCCATATCCCACGCCAGCTCCGATTCACAAGCACACGCACGAACGACGCCGGGAACTATGTCGAAGCACGTGGCAGCGCGGGCGCATCGACTCTTGATGGGGCCGCCGCTCAATACCACGGCGAGCGCATGCATTGCGGCGCCCTGCGGATGA
- a CDS encoding sirohydrochlorin chelatase produces the protein MTVAPWAALAAPTTLPSSSSAPRIGVLLVNHGSRSVTWRQSLLQLEAQVAPTIMQGHAVQSVKTAFMEYTEPSIATRMKEFDHEGFTDVIIVPVFLTVSPHTFDDIPTIVGLKEDPHSMQQLKIENIQRYSPKAKPHITPPLDFTDILQKNLLRRVTALSHNPADEGLVLIGYGDETYDKEWVELFNKAAGYVREHTGITGYSYGWCGHIANYKPEETTAAINSVLKTSGTALVIPVLVAHDEQFQIKIIGDGIAKVPDSKKRVQYRPDSILPDPNIERWVVAVTDEYVRKIQPQVSRVN, from the coding sequence ATGACAGTTGCTCCATGGGCAGCCCTGGCGGCGCCTACAACTCTTCCTTCATCTTCCAGCGCACCAAGGATCGGGGTCCTCCTGGTCAACCACGGGTCCAGATCCGTGACGTGGCGCCAATCCTTGCTCCAACTTGAAGCCCAGGTCGCTCCGACGATCATGCAGGGCCACGCAGTCCAGTCCGTTAAAACCGCGTTCATGGAATACACGGAGCCGTCCATCGCCACTCGCATGAAAGAATTCGATCACGAAGGATTCACCGACGTCATCATTGTGCCGGTCTTCTTGACCGTCAGCCCCCATACCTTTGACGACATTCCCACCATTGTGGGACTGAAGGAAGATCCGCATTCCATGCAGCAGCTCAAGATTGAAAATATCCAGCGGTACTCTCCGAAAGCCAAACCTCACATTACCCCGCCGCTCGACTTTACAGACATCCTTCAGAAGAACCTCCTCAGACGAGTGACGGCTCTCTCACACAATCCGGCTGATGAGGGTCTCGTGCTGATTGGATACGGCGATGAGACCTACGACAAGGAATGGGTTGAGCTCTTCAACAAAGCGGCAGGCTACGTCAGAGAGCATACGGGCATTACGGGATATTCCTACGGCTGGTGCGGCCATATCGCGAACTATAAACCTGAAGAGACGACTGCGGCCATCAACTCGGTCCTCAAAACGTCAGGCACAGCCCTCGTCATCCCTGTGCTGGTTGCGCACGACGAACAGTTTCAAATTAAGATTATCGGCGATGGGATCGCCAAAGTCCCCGACAGTAAAAAGCGTGTGCAATATAGACCGGATTCCATTCTGCCCGATCCGAACATCGAGCGATGGGTGGTCGCGGTCACCGACGAGTATGTGCGGAAGATTCAACCGCAAGTCTCCAGAGTGAACTGA
- a CDS encoding PepSY-associated TM helix domain-containing protein, whose translation MTTRLRWPGPDAITRFNMAAHRDIGYACASLILAYCLSGIALNHIGDWNPDFIVSRQSISLPHPFAKEDITQERIAEFGQLVQEENYKVYDFPTSDQVKIYYDNASLHLHFADGRGTYEKVSRRPVLYQVNALHLNRLKGWKWAADAFALILIILSFTGLFLLKGKYGMARRGKWLVAVGMLPPLLALLLFELK comes from the coding sequence ATGACAACCAGACTCCGCTGGCCGGGACCGGACGCCATCACGCGCTTCAACATGGCGGCGCACAGGGACATCGGATATGCCTGCGCCTCTCTGATTCTGGCCTATTGCCTGTCAGGCATTGCCCTCAATCATATCGGCGATTGGAATCCTGATTTCATCGTGTCGAGACAGTCGATCTCGTTGCCTCATCCCTTCGCGAAAGAAGACATTACACAAGAACGAATCGCGGAGTTTGGACAACTGGTCCAGGAAGAGAACTACAAGGTCTACGATTTCCCGACCTCCGACCAGGTCAAAATCTATTATGACAACGCGTCGCTTCATCTGCATTTCGCGGACGGACGCGGCACCTATGAGAAAGTCTCTCGGAGACCGGTTTTATATCAGGTCAACGCCTTGCACTTGAATCGCCTCAAAGGATGGAAATGGGCGGCGGACGCGTTTGCACTGATCTTGATTATCCTCAGCTTTACAGGATTGTTCCTTTTGAAAGGCAAGTATGGAATGGCGCGCAGAGGGAAATGGCTGGTTGCCGTCGGCATGCTGCCGCCGTTGCTGGCGCTGCTGCTGTTTGAGCTGAAGTGA
- a CDS encoding bacterioferritin, with protein MKAKEGILDQLGTILTAELTAVHQYLLHAELCRHWGYERLADKFQHLYTEEVTHSSQLVRHMLYLGGQPDVGKLDEVKGSQSVQGLFETNLAFEREDVEMLRKAIVHATAVGDFTTRQKLEEMVVDSEEHVDYFERQLTTIAQVGLTGYLAEQIKS; from the coding sequence ATGAAAGCCAAAGAGGGGATTCTCGATCAGCTTGGAACCATCCTGACCGCCGAGTTAACTGCGGTGCATCAATATCTGTTGCACGCAGAGCTGTGCCGTCACTGGGGCTATGAACGATTGGCCGATAAGTTTCAACATTTGTATACGGAAGAAGTCACTCATTCCTCGCAGCTGGTTCGTCATATGCTGTATCTGGGCGGCCAGCCGGATGTTGGGAAGTTAGACGAGGTAAAGGGGAGTCAGTCGGTGCAAGGTCTTTTCGAGACCAACCTGGCGTTTGAACGGGAAGATGTGGAGATGCTGCGGAAGGCGATCGTTCATGCGACCGCAGTCGGAGACTTTACTACCCGCCAGAAGTTGGAAGAGATGGTGGTGGATTCAGAAGAACATGTCGATTACTTTGAGCGACAACTCACCACGATCGCCCAGGTGGGGTTGACGGGGTATCTCGCCGAGCAGATTAAGTCGTAA
- the bfr gene encoding bacterioferritin has protein sequence MKAKEGVINILNKVLTADLTAINQYFVHAKMCENWGFERLQHKVRERSIDEMKDADELIGHILYLEGVPNVQRMNTVHVGETVPEQFKLDLAAEQEMLTLLNEGVVHCMKVTDFTTRHMLEEMAKDVDAHIDWIETQMETIKQVGLEMYLAEQITKEG, from the coding sequence ATGAAAGCAAAAGAGGGCGTCATCAATATTCTGAATAAGGTGCTGACGGCCGACCTGACGGCCATCAATCAGTATTTTGTGCATGCCAAGATGTGCGAGAACTGGGGCTTTGAACGGTTGCAGCATAAGGTGCGCGAGCGCAGCATCGATGAAATGAAAGATGCCGACGAACTCATCGGGCACATCCTCTATCTCGAAGGCGTGCCGAACGTGCAGCGCATGAATACGGTGCATGTCGGCGAGACGGTGCCGGAACAGTTCAAGCTGGATCTGGCGGCCGAGCAGGAAATGCTGACGCTGCTGAATGAAGGCGTCGTGCATTGCATGAAGGTGACCGACTTCACGACCCGCCATATGCTCGAAGAAATGGCGAAAGATGTGGATGCGCACATCGATTGGATCGAAACGCAGATGGAAACGATCAAGCAGGTCGGCCTGGAGATGTATCTTGCCGAGCAGATCACGAAGGAAGGCTAG
- the topA gene encoding type I DNA topoisomerase, producing the protein MAKSLIIVESPTKARTITKYLGRGYTVMASVGHIKDLPTSKLGVDLEHDFEPQYVTIKGKAKVLADIKKKAEEADKIYLAPDPDREGEAIAWHLEQELLGKSKKKQGGKIFRVLFNEITKTAVKRALESPGEIDMNLVNAQQARRILDRIVGYQGSQLLWTKVRRGLSMGRVQSVAMRLICEREAEREAFRTEEYWSIVALLSGTNPPSFEAKLHSINGEAASIENGEQAARVVEHIQGKAFVVESIERREKKRNPVAPFITSRLQQEASRKLHFSPKKTMTLAQQLYEGMEIGAEGATGLITYMRTDSPRISNEAMAEAREVIQARFGADYLPATPNIYKTQKAAQEAHEAVRPTSAARDPESIRQYLDQDQYNLYKLIWNRFIASQMVPAILDVTRIDSTPVGTPVKYGFRSTGTVVKFPGHTIVYMEGVDKELPTEKPKADQEAEDDNDRQLPALSEGEQLRLVQQEGESAIGLTSKQHFTQPPPRYNEALLIKELEEKGIGRPSTYAAIISTIQDRKYVEKTEGRLVPTETGKTVHDYLMKGFPELINVDFTSQLEEQLDEVEGGTKPWVTAVRDFYTPFTKELERAKTIPGPKDIVEPPTDVPCEKCGKMMEIKWGRNGKFLACPAYKADPPCKNTQNFQKLEDGTIKIVPKIELTTDQKCDKCGSGMVVKTGRFGKFIACSAYPECKTTKPLALGVKCPQPDCGGDLVQKRTKKGRSFFACGNYPKCEYALWDRPINKTCPTCHAPFLIEKVSKQAGRSVQCRNEECGYREAG; encoded by the coding sequence ATGGCGAAATCGTTGATCATCGTTGAGTCGCCGACCAAGGCGAGAACGATTACGAAATATCTGGGCCGCGGATACACCGTGATGGCCTCGGTCGGCCATATCAAAGATCTTCCGACGAGTAAGTTGGGCGTCGATCTCGAACATGATTTTGAGCCGCAGTACGTCACCATCAAGGGCAAGGCCAAAGTGTTGGCCGATATCAAAAAGAAAGCCGAAGAGGCCGACAAGATTTATCTGGCGCCCGACCCCGATCGCGAAGGGGAGGCGATTGCCTGGCATCTGGAGCAGGAGTTGCTCGGCAAGTCCAAAAAGAAACAAGGCGGAAAGATCTTTCGCGTCTTGTTCAACGAGATCACCAAGACGGCGGTTAAGCGGGCGCTGGAGTCGCCCGGTGAAATCGACATGAATCTGGTCAACGCGCAGCAGGCCCGCCGTATTCTGGATCGCATCGTCGGGTATCAAGGTAGTCAGCTCTTGTGGACCAAGGTTCGGCGCGGACTCAGTATGGGGCGCGTGCAGTCGGTCGCCATGCGGTTGATTTGCGAACGCGAAGCGGAGCGGGAGGCCTTCAGGACCGAAGAGTATTGGTCGATCGTCGCGTTGTTGTCCGGCACCAATCCACCCTCATTCGAAGCCAAGCTCCATAGTATCAATGGTGAAGCCGCGTCGATCGAGAACGGCGAACAAGCGGCGCGTGTGGTCGAGCATATTCAAGGGAAAGCCTTTGTTGTCGAATCCATCGAACGTCGTGAGAAGAAGCGGAACCCGGTTGCGCCGTTCATCACCAGCCGTCTCCAGCAGGAAGCCTCCAGAAAGCTGCACTTCTCGCCTAAGAAGACCATGACCCTCGCGCAGCAGCTCTACGAAGGTATGGAGATTGGGGCTGAGGGAGCCACCGGTTTGATTACCTATATGAGAACCGACTCGCCGCGCATTTCCAATGAAGCGATGGCCGAAGCGCGGGAAGTCATTCAGGCAAGATTCGGGGCAGACTATCTGCCGGCGACGCCGAATATTTATAAGACTCAGAAGGCCGCGCAGGAAGCGCACGAAGCCGTCCGGCCCACCTCGGCGGCCCGCGACCCGGAGTCGATTCGCCAGTATCTCGACCAGGATCAATACAATCTCTATAAGTTGATCTGGAATCGATTCATCGCGTCGCAAATGGTGCCGGCTATTCTCGATGTGACTCGGATCGATTCGACCCCGGTGGGGACGCCGGTGAAGTATGGTTTTCGTTCCACTGGAACGGTCGTCAAGTTCCCCGGCCACACCATCGTCTATATGGAAGGCGTCGATAAAGAGCTGCCGACTGAAAAGCCGAAAGCCGATCAGGAAGCGGAGGACGACAATGATCGCCAGCTTCCGGCTCTGTCCGAAGGGGAACAACTGCGGTTGGTTCAACAGGAGGGGGAATCGGCGATCGGACTGACGTCAAAGCAACACTTCACTCAGCCGCCTCCCCGCTACAATGAAGCGCTGTTGATCAAGGAATTGGAAGAAAAAGGAATCGGCCGCCCTTCCACGTATGCGGCCATCATTTCCACGATTCAAGACCGCAAGTACGTGGAGAAAACCGAGGGCCGGTTAGTGCCGACGGAAACCGGCAAGACCGTTCACGATTACTTGATGAAGGGGTTCCCCGAGCTGATCAATGTGGACTTCACCTCGCAGCTTGAGGAGCAGCTTGACGAAGTGGAAGGGGGAACGAAGCCCTGGGTCACGGCGGTACGGGATTTTTACACGCCATTCACCAAGGAACTTGAGCGGGCGAAGACGATTCCCGGTCCGAAGGATATTGTGGAGCCGCCCACGGATGTGCCCTGTGAAAAATGCGGCAAGATGATGGAGATCAAGTGGGGGCGAAACGGAAAGTTCCTGGCTTGTCCGGCCTATAAAGCCGATCCTCCCTGCAAGAACACGCAAAATTTCCAGAAGCTCGAAGACGGCACGATTAAGATCGTCCCGAAAATTGAACTGACGACCGATCAGAAGTGCGACAAGTGCGGGAGTGGCATGGTGGTGAAGACCGGGCGGTTCGGCAAGTTCATTGCTTGCTCGGCCTATCCCGAATGTAAAACCACTAAACCGCTCGCGCTAGGCGTGAAATGTCCGCAGCCGGACTGCGGCGGAGATTTGGTCCAGAAGCGCACGAAAAAAGGACGATCATTTTTTGCGTGCGGCAACTATCCCAAGTGCGAGTATGCGCTGTGGGATCGTCCGATCAATAAAACCTGTCCAACCTGCCACGCGCCGTTCCTGATTGAAAAAGTCAGCAAGCAGGCGGGGCGAAGCGTGCAGTGCCGCAATGAAGAATGTGGCTATCGTGAGGCCGGATAG
- the dprA gene encoding DNA-processing protein DprA: MDSTQLTSWLLLQSIDGVGDRTALKLVQAFGTPAGALAAPSGDLRRIGCSAELAEAIRRGADLRIRHLIDRQVTLVERLAIQVVTLTDPLYPKRLKAIPDPPPLLYYTGALHEQDGAALAIVGGRSATSAGKALTEEIAQELARGGWTIVSGMARGIDAAAHRGALAGQGRTIAVLGCGVDQTYPPEHDQLRRQIEAQGAVLAELPVGSPPQSHHFPRRNRIISGLSVGVLVAEAAMNSGSLITAKLALEQGREVFALPGSVKEARCRGSNGLIKQGARLIECAADMIEELLPQVEPAVRVRMVSGVTGASVRGELGPEEQRIYEVLSPVAQSVDVVIERTGLSAATVAATMLALELRGFVRQLPGPQYLRR; this comes from the coding sequence ATGGACTCCACTCAGCTCACATCCTGGCTTCTTCTGCAATCGATCGATGGAGTGGGTGACCGCACCGCCCTGAAATTGGTGCAGGCCTTCGGGACTCCGGCCGGCGCGTTGGCGGCTCCGTCGGGGGACTTGAGGCGGATCGGGTGCAGCGCGGAACTCGCTGAGGCGATCAGGCGAGGTGCGGATCTCAGGATTCGTCATCTCATCGATCGTCAAGTGACGCTGGTCGAACGGCTTGCTATTCAGGTCGTCACGCTGACCGATCCCTTGTATCCGAAGCGCCTGAAGGCCATTCCCGATCCGCCGCCCTTGTTGTATTACACGGGTGCGCTGCATGAACAAGATGGGGCAGCGCTGGCGATCGTCGGTGGGCGATCGGCCACCTCTGCCGGGAAGGCCCTTACGGAAGAAATTGCTCAGGAGTTAGCGCGAGGGGGCTGGACTATTGTCAGCGGGATGGCGCGGGGGATCGATGCTGCGGCTCATCGTGGCGCGCTGGCCGGACAGGGGCGCACGATTGCCGTCCTCGGCTGCGGAGTGGATCAAACTTATCCACCTGAACATGATCAGTTGCGCAGACAGATTGAGGCACAGGGAGCGGTGCTGGCGGAACTTCCCGTAGGATCGCCGCCGCAGAGCCATCATTTCCCGAGACGGAATCGGATCATCAGCGGGTTATCCGTCGGGGTGCTCGTGGCGGAGGCGGCGATGAACAGCGGATCGCTCATCACTGCCAAATTGGCGTTGGAGCAGGGGCGCGAAGTGTTTGCCCTTCCGGGGTCTGTCAAAGAAGCACGGTGCCGCGGGTCGAATGGATTGATCAAGCAAGGGGCCAGATTGATCGAGTGTGCGGCGGATATGATAGAGGAGTTGTTGCCGCAAGTGGAGCCCGCTGTCCGTGTCCGTATGGTGAGCGGAGTGACGGGTGCATCGGTGCGTGGCGAATTAGGGCCGGAGGAACAGCGGATCTATGAGGTTCTTTCTCCTGTCGCGCAATCCGTTGACGTCGTGATTGAACGGACCGGACTCAGTGCCGCGACGGTCGCTGCGACCATGCTGGCGCTGGAGCTCCGCGGCTTTGTCCGGCAGCTGCCTGGTCCGCAATACCTGCGTCGCTGA
- a CDS encoding Rne/Rng family ribonuclease, which yields MGIEIAISVAREETRVAVLDGGVVTDLFGDRAKHKDFVGNVYKGKVAKVLPGMQAAFVDIGLEKAAFMHVSDLSEEAEPGDTLVDATDDDDDKDADMLRPKRQSAKPIEQLLTEGQELMVQISKGPIGTKGPRVTTYVSLPGRYLVFMPNVEHIGVSRRIAKDEERARLKDIMRRVRRPGCGYIVRTVSEGVKEDELKSDVDFLHVLWQDILTNREKLSAPALLHTDLSLSFRVVRDLFGKKVDRLWIDSRQEYEAVRDFVQRFSPEQTSRIHFYDKDESLFDHLGIEQEITRATSRRVWLKSGGHLVIDHTEAMTVIDVNTGRFVGKRDQEETILRNNLEAAKEVAYQMKLRGIGGIIIVDFIDMEREKNRDKVYHALVDAMASDKARTRISRISDLGLIEISRERVREDLLRSLSEPCHYCEGRGYTKSPTTVAYEIFREIRKIGESGESQRIVIGAHPSVAGLLQDEERQGLEMLERECSAKIIVTPDHQLHLEQYDLVTL from the coding sequence ATGGGAATTGAGATTGCGATTTCGGTCGCACGGGAAGAAACCCGTGTGGCGGTGTTGGATGGCGGTGTGGTCACGGATTTATTCGGCGACCGGGCCAAACATAAGGATTTCGTCGGGAACGTGTACAAGGGCAAGGTCGCGAAGGTGCTGCCGGGCATGCAAGCGGCGTTTGTGGATATTGGTTTGGAGAAAGCGGCGTTCATGCACGTGTCCGACCTCTCGGAAGAAGCGGAGCCGGGCGATACGCTGGTGGATGCGACCGACGACGATGATGATAAAGATGCGGACATGCTTCGGCCGAAACGCCAGAGTGCCAAGCCCATCGAGCAACTGCTGACCGAGGGGCAGGAGTTGATGGTACAGATCTCAAAAGGCCCCATCGGGACGAAGGGGCCGCGCGTGACGACTTATGTGTCGCTCCCCGGCCGCTATCTGGTCTTTATGCCGAATGTCGAGCACATCGGCGTGTCTCGCCGGATTGCGAAGGACGAGGAGCGCGCCCGCTTGAAAGACATTATGCGCCGGGTGCGCCGCCCAGGGTGCGGGTACATCGTGCGCACGGTGAGCGAAGGCGTCAAGGAAGACGAATTGAAATCCGACGTGGATTTCTTGCATGTGCTGTGGCAGGACATTTTGACCAACCGGGAAAAGCTGAGCGCGCCGGCGTTGCTGCATACGGATTTGAGCCTCAGCTTTCGCGTGGTGCGCGATCTGTTCGGGAAGAAGGTGGATCGCCTATGGATCGATTCGCGCCAGGAGTATGAGGCTGTGCGGGACTTCGTGCAGCGGTTCTCTCCGGAGCAGACCTCCCGCATTCATTTCTATGACAAAGATGAAAGCCTCTTCGATCACCTTGGTATCGAGCAAGAGATCACCCGCGCGACGAGCCGGAGGGTCTGGCTGAAATCCGGCGGCCACTTGGTGATCGATCACACCGAAGCCATGACGGTCATCGACGTCAATACGGGGCGATTTGTCGGTAAGCGGGATCAGGAAGAAACGATTCTCCGCAATAATCTTGAAGCGGCCAAGGAAGTGGCGTACCAGATGAAGTTGCGCGGGATCGGCGGCATCATCATCGTCGACTTTATCGACATGGAACGGGAGAAAAATCGGGACAAGGTCTATCACGCGCTGGTGGACGCCATGGCGTCGGATAAAGCGCGGACTCGAATCTCAAGGATTTCGGACCTCGGACTGATTGAAATTTCCCGGGAGCGTGTCCGCGAAGACCTGCTGCGGTCTTTGTCCGAGCCGTGCCACTACTGCGAAGGCCGAGGGTACACCAAGTCTCCGACGACGGTCGCCTACGAAATTTTCAGGGAGATTCGAAAGATCGGCGAATCGGGGGAGAGTCAGCGGATCGTCATCGGGGCGCATCCCAGCGTTGCGGGGCTGCTCCAGGATGAAGAACGCCAAGGTCTCGAAATGCTGGAGCGCGAGTGTTCGGCGAAGATCATCGTGACACCGGACCATCAGTTACATCTTGAGCAGTATGACCTCGTGACGCTGTAG
- the rodA gene encoding rod shape-determining protein RodA, whose product MIDRLTDSRGLDSFDYRFLALVFSILGIGVLSIHSVTHSQQAGLAPYYVKQMAWILMGSAAFVFMLVSDYHRIARLAYPLYGVVLLMLAFVLVDGRTSKGAQRWISLGPFGVQPSEFAKLVLILVLAHYYSKAPRVGWLQRVIMPGMLMFPGLVLILKQPDLGSGLSFVAVYAAMLLMVGVRSKALGVILLLIVMLFPFAWEGVWGSLHDYQRQRIMAFVDPEYDPGGKGYHALQSRIAIGSGELMGKGLYGGTQSQLKFLPEGHTDFVFAVYAEEWGFLGVLLLLVLFVALIWLSLEIASKAKDQLGALLAAGIVAMLCFCVVVNIGMTAGMFPIVGIPLPLMSYGGSATIMTMASLGLLLNVKRRRLSLFY is encoded by the coding sequence ATGATTGATCGTCTGACCGACAGCCGGGGGCTCGATAGTTTCGACTATCGGTTTTTGGCATTAGTATTCTCTATCCTGGGGATCGGCGTTCTGTCGATCCACAGCGTGACGCACAGCCAGCAGGCGGGCCTTGCGCCCTACTACGTCAAGCAGATGGCCTGGATTCTCATGGGCAGTGCGGCTTTCGTGTTCATGTTGGTGTCCGATTATCATCGCATCGCACGGCTGGCCTACCCGCTCTACGGGGTCGTGTTGCTCATGCTGGCATTTGTGCTGGTCGATGGGCGCACCAGCAAAGGCGCGCAGCGCTGGATTTCGCTCGGTCCGTTTGGCGTGCAGCCCTCCGAATTCGCCAAGCTGGTCTTGATCCTCGTGTTGGCGCATTACTATTCGAAGGCGCCTCGGGTGGGGTGGTTGCAGCGGGTGATTATGCCGGGCATGCTGATGTTTCCCGGTCTGGTCTTGATCCTGAAACAGCCCGACTTAGGCAGCGGATTGAGTTTCGTGGCCGTGTATGCCGCCATGCTGTTAATGGTCGGCGTGCGCTCAAAGGCCTTGGGCGTCATTCTCCTCCTGATCGTCATGCTGTTCCCATTTGCCTGGGAAGGGGTCTGGGGGTCCTTGCATGATTATCAACGACAGCGCATTATGGCCTTCGTCGACCCGGAATACGATCCGGGAGGAAAGGGTTATCATGCCCTACAGTCTAGAATTGCGATCGGATCCGGCGAGCTGATGGGCAAGGGCCTCTACGGAGGGACGCAAAGCCAGCTGAAGTTCCTTCCGGAGGGCCATACAGACTTTGTGTTTGCCGTCTATGCGGAAGAATGGGGATTCTTGGGAGTGTTGCTATTGTTGGTGCTGTTTGTCGCACTGATCTGGCTCTCTCTGGAGATTGCATCGAAGGCGAAAGATCAATTGGGCGCGCTCCTGGCTGCCGGTATTGTCGCCATGTTGTGCTTTTGCGTCGTGGTGAATATCGGGATGACGGCCGGGATGTTCCCGATCGTCGGAATTCCGCTGCCCTTGATGAGCTACGGAGGCAGCGCGACGATCATGACCATGGCGTCGTTGGGATTGTTGCTGAACGTCAAACGGAGACGGCTGAGTTTGTTCTATTGA